From a region of the Nitrospira sp. genome:
- a CDS encoding HAD family hydrolase, translating into MKYVALATDYDSTLASAGRVKPETITALERLIQSRRKLVLVTGRLLPDILDIFPEIALCERVVADNGAVLYRPATREQISLAPRIPAAFVDELRRRKVPELSVAESIVSTVRPHELTLLAAIRDLGLELQVIFNRDAVMVVPAGINKASGLVAALSEMGLSPRNVVAIGDAENDHALLNQCEYAVAVANAVPMLKESADWVTNGAEGCGVSEIIDELVKHDMQVSPFSTSRRNILIGTRQNGAEVAIPATGLNLLLAGSSGSGKSTLATGILERVMEQGYQFCIIDPEGDYEGFAGAVMFGTSQRGPSVTEILTALEGSSTNVVVNLVGVPLHDRPAFFLALLPALQERRAKFGRPHWILVDEAHHLMPREWQPVQAVLAQDLTGMVYVTVHPDQVAKSVLRTADIVVSLGEDPAGTIRRFCQTLDLPMPSEELPALDHGEAVFWDRRSTEPPHRVRIAPCEADHQRHRRKYAEGELPTDRSFYFRGPENALNLRAHNLIQFMQLAEGVDKKTWLHHLRRGDYSTWMLEGIKDPQLADAARQIEQQPSLSAERSRQLIRSAIEERYTVPSTGL; encoded by the coding sequence ATGAAATATGTGGCACTCGCAACGGATTATGACAGCACGCTGGCAAGTGCCGGACGGGTGAAACCTGAGACGATCACGGCACTCGAACGTCTTATCCAATCCAGGCGGAAACTCGTTCTGGTCACCGGGCGTTTGCTGCCGGATATCCTCGATATCTTTCCTGAAATCGCGCTGTGCGAGCGAGTTGTCGCTGACAATGGCGCCGTCCTCTATAGGCCCGCTACACGCGAACAGATATCGTTGGCTCCTCGGATTCCTGCGGCGTTTGTGGACGAGCTGCGGCGCCGGAAGGTGCCGGAACTCTCGGTTGCGGAGTCGATCGTGAGCACGGTTCGACCGCACGAACTGACGCTCCTAGCGGCCATTCGCGATTTGGGACTTGAGCTGCAAGTCATCTTCAATCGAGATGCGGTCATGGTCGTTCCGGCTGGCATCAACAAAGCCAGTGGTCTCGTGGCCGCCTTGAGCGAGATGGGATTGTCGCCGCGCAATGTCGTTGCGATCGGTGATGCGGAAAACGACCATGCCTTGCTGAATCAGTGTGAGTATGCGGTGGCGGTGGCCAATGCCGTACCGATGCTCAAGGAAAGCGCCGATTGGGTCACCAACGGTGCGGAAGGATGTGGAGTTTCCGAAATCATCGATGAACTCGTCAAGCATGACATGCAGGTGTCTCCGTTCAGCACGAGCCGCCGCAATATCCTGATCGGTACACGGCAGAACGGCGCAGAAGTCGCCATTCCCGCTACCGGATTAAATCTCTTACTGGCCGGCTCTTCCGGAAGCGGAAAATCGACCTTGGCCACTGGGATTCTGGAGCGGGTGATGGAGCAGGGCTATCAGTTTTGTATTATCGATCCGGAGGGAGATTATGAGGGATTTGCCGGAGCGGTCATGTTTGGAACTTCTCAGCGAGGTCCCAGCGTGACGGAAATTCTCACAGCCCTTGAAGGCTCAAGCACGAATGTGGTCGTCAATCTTGTGGGAGTACCGCTGCACGATCGACCGGCTTTTTTCTTGGCCCTCTTGCCAGCCCTTCAGGAGCGTCGAGCCAAGTTCGGACGACCTCATTGGATACTCGTCGACGAAGCGCACCATTTGATGCCGCGCGAATGGCAACCGGTTCAGGCAGTCCTAGCGCAAGACTTGACCGGTATGGTCTACGTCACGGTGCATCCGGACCAGGTTGCGAAATCGGTGCTGCGCACGGCGGATATAGTGGTGTCCTTGGGAGAGGATCCGGCGGGCACGATCAGGAGGTTTTGTCAGACGCTTGATTTGCCTATGCCCTCGGAGGAACTTCCGGCACTGGATCATGGTGAAGCGGTGTTTTGGGATCGACGGTCAACAGAGCCACCCCACCGGGTACGCATTGCTCCCTGTGAAGCGGACCATCAACGTCATCGCCGGAAATATGCCGAAGGCGAGTTGCCCACCGATCGAAGCTTCTACTTCCGGGGTCCTGAAAATGCATTGAACCTGCGCGCGCACAACCTGATCCAATTCATGCAGCTGGCGGAGGGTGTGGATAAGAAGACGTGGTTGCATCACCTTCGACGGGGGGATTACAGCACATGGATGTTGGAAGGCATTAAGGATCCGCAGTTGGCCGATGCCGCTCGGCAGATTGAACAGCAGCCGTCTCTCAGCGCCGAACGCAGCCGCCAATTGATACGGTCTGCGATCGAGGAGCGGTACACCGTTCCCTCGACGGGTCTATGA
- a CDS encoding response regulator, which translates to MDGYGKRVLIIDDDHDIRFLTGMALMDAGYNVYPASDGFEGSEEMKKRRYDVVLVDYHMPRLNGLQFIERCRAMWSTTPIILMSGDTYLTEHFDEVDGAYTCVAKPFELSELLALVNQACREPQPIVGTA; encoded by the coding sequence ATGGATGGGTACGGCAAACGGGTGCTGATCATCGATGACGATCATGATATTCGCTTCTTGACGGGAATGGCGTTGATGGATGCCGGATATAATGTCTACCCGGCATCCGACGGATTCGAGGGATCCGAGGAAATGAAAAAACGTCGCTACGACGTGGTTCTCGTGGATTACCACATGCCACGATTGAACGGCTTACAGTTCATCGAACGCTGCCGTGCCATGTGGTCGACGACGCCCATCATTTTGATGTCCGGTGATACGTATCTGACGGAACATTTCGATGAGGTAGACGGCGCGTACACGTGCGTGGCCAAACCCTTTGAGTTGTCCGAGCTGCTTGCGCTCGTCAACCAAGCCTGTAGAGAACCGCAGCCGATCGTCGGAACAGCGTAG
- a CDS encoding sigma-54-dependent Fis family transcriptional regulator translates to MHNPNILIVDDDADTQTQLRGILSKEGYEVDTASNGQAALGAVSRQAPDLVLSDINMPKLDGLSLLGELRSRGLEMPVILMTAYGSLKTAVDGIRAGAFDYISKPFIQEDVRLVVRRALEHTQVSRQDHELKEQLHNLSLSDHLVGSSPAVVSVYKSVARVAQTDSTVLLEGESGTGKELIARAIHANSARSAGPFVTVDGGALTETLLESELFGHERGSFTGAVGVKKGLLEKAHLGTCFLDEVADLSPALQGKLLRVIQEREFRRVGGTATLTVDVRIIAASKKNLSSLVQAGTFREDLYYRLNVVAIGIPPLRERMEDIPLLAQYFVRMYGASKSKPVTGFSTEAMNVLTRYWWPGNVRELENAIERAVALTPHPIICPQDLPQVVQAAPIQAVAHARGWLTLAELEREHIVRVLKHHHQDLGQSAAILGIHRKTLLRKLRQFGLADQPRTTYLAPDMMSETISTESLSTNHKPHELDYSPS, encoded by the coding sequence ATGCACAATCCGAATATCCTGATCGTCGACGACGACGCCGATACCCAAACTCAGCTTCGCGGAATCCTGTCAAAAGAAGGGTACGAAGTCGACACGGCCTCCAACGGACAGGCCGCCTTAGGTGCTGTCAGCAGACAGGCGCCTGATCTTGTTCTGTCCGATATCAACATGCCGAAACTCGATGGTCTCTCTCTGCTTGGAGAGTTGCGCTCTCGTGGACTTGAGATGCCGGTCATCCTGATGACGGCGTACGGCAGCCTCAAAACCGCGGTAGACGGCATTCGAGCGGGCGCGTTCGACTACATCAGCAAACCGTTTATCCAGGAAGATGTGCGGCTGGTGGTCCGCCGGGCGCTCGAGCATACGCAAGTATCCCGCCAAGACCATGAATTGAAAGAGCAGCTTCACAATCTCTCCCTCTCCGATCATCTGGTGGGCAGCAGTCCGGCTGTCGTTTCCGTCTACAAGTCCGTCGCCCGAGTGGCACAAACGGATAGCACCGTGTTGCTCGAGGGAGAAAGCGGAACCGGCAAAGAGCTCATTGCCCGCGCCATTCATGCCAACAGCGCACGCAGTGCGGGGCCCTTCGTCACGGTAGATGGAGGAGCGTTGACCGAAACCCTGCTCGAGTCCGAACTGTTCGGCCACGAACGCGGCTCGTTCACCGGCGCAGTCGGGGTTAAGAAAGGACTGCTGGAGAAAGCCCATCTCGGCACATGCTTTCTCGATGAAGTCGCGGACCTCTCGCCTGCACTGCAAGGCAAGCTGCTTCGCGTGATCCAGGAACGAGAATTCCGGCGCGTCGGCGGTACTGCAACCCTGACAGTCGACGTTCGCATCATCGCCGCATCCAAAAAGAACCTAAGTTCTCTTGTTCAAGCTGGAACGTTTCGCGAGGACCTGTACTACCGACTCAACGTGGTAGCGATCGGCATTCCTCCGTTGCGAGAACGCATGGAAGACATACCACTCCTGGCTCAGTACTTTGTACGGATGTACGGCGCGTCCAAATCAAAGCCGGTCACAGGGTTTTCCACCGAGGCCATGAACGTGCTGACCCGCTACTGGTGGCCGGGAAACGTGCGTGAGTTGGAGAATGCCATCGAACGGGCAGTGGCCCTGACTCCCCATCCAATTATCTGTCCTCAAGATCTGCCTCAGGTCGTCCAGGCAGCCCCCATACAGGCCGTGGCTCACGCCCGAGGATGGTTGACCTTGGCGGAATTGGAACGGGAACATATCGTACGCGTCTTGAAACATCACCATCAAGACCTCGGCCAATCCGCCGCAATTTTGGGAATCCACCGCAAGACACTTCTACGGAAGCTCAGGCAATTTGGCCTAGCGGATCAACCGCGGACAACATATCTGGCCCCGGACATGATGTCTGAAACGATATCGACAGAATCTTTGTCGACAAATCACAAACCACATGAATTGGACTATTCACCTTCATAA
- a CDS encoding AI-2E family transporter, with amino-acid sequence MSSLHPAPVPRTPPVPTPPPTESTPHKAGIDRHLWEIRPIRDLFILGAMVGLLWFLFALHQVFLPVFVALLLAYLVNPFVDYAFTRWKTPRPVTVGILMLFLALAGVGIGLWLIPLLVEQAETLIQKIPVYARNFSQRYETMFGSWSISLGDFLGRLHDDPLATIQPLLSGTGQAFGLLGQLLGITANVALYAILIPVYFFFFAWNFESMSRTIVRLVPVSHRPHTLHVLRRMDTVVRGFFFERLLIAVITGVLYAGGWSFAGVPYWFLLGIVTGLASLVPYLSAIGWPVAVALKYADALTTGQWATTDWMTIVLWPSVAYLIVQFVEGWVLTPWLQRHSTDMSAATILIVVFMGGAVGGLFGLIFAIPVAACLKIVVDEFVRPRWLRWVREA; translated from the coding sequence ATGAGTTCTCTTCATCCCGCACCGGTACCCCGGACTCCCCCGGTACCCACTCCACCACCGACTGAATCCACTCCGCACAAGGCGGGCATCGACAGGCACCTATGGGAAATCCGCCCGATTCGCGACCTTTTTATCCTCGGCGCAATGGTCGGCTTGCTCTGGTTTCTCTTCGCACTACACCAGGTCTTTTTACCCGTGTTTGTCGCGCTTCTATTGGCCTATTTGGTCAATCCGTTTGTGGACTACGCATTCACACGCTGGAAGACTCCGCGTCCCGTCACGGTGGGAATACTGATGCTGTTCCTGGCTCTTGCCGGGGTCGGCATTGGTCTTTGGCTCATTCCGCTTTTGGTGGAGCAAGCCGAGACGTTGATACAGAAAATCCCCGTCTATGCCAGGAACTTCTCACAGCGCTATGAGACCATGTTCGGCAGCTGGTCGATCAGTCTAGGAGACTTTCTCGGTCGTCTGCACGATGATCCCCTAGCGACGATCCAACCGCTTCTCTCAGGAACCGGTCAGGCATTTGGCCTCCTGGGGCAGCTGCTAGGGATCACTGCCAATGTCGCGCTTTATGCGATCTTGATTCCAGTCTACTTTTTCTTTTTTGCATGGAATTTCGAAAGCATGAGCCGGACCATCGTTCGCCTCGTCCCCGTCTCGCATCGACCGCACACGCTGCACGTCTTGCGTCGAATGGATACGGTCGTGCGAGGCTTCTTTTTTGAGCGGCTCCTCATCGCGGTGATCACCGGTGTGTTGTATGCGGGAGGCTGGTCGTTTGCCGGGGTCCCCTATTGGTTCCTTCTCGGCATTGTCACAGGCTTGGCGTCCCTCGTCCCCTATCTTTCCGCCATCGGATGGCCGGTGGCGGTGGCACTCAAATATGCCGATGCCCTCACTACCGGCCAATGGGCCACGACCGATTGGATGACGATCGTGTTATGGCCGAGCGTGGCCTACCTGATTGTGCAATTTGTCGAAGGCTGGGTCCTGACTCCCTGGTTGCAACGTCATTCCACCGACATGAGCGCCGCGACCATTCTGATCGTCGTCTTCATGGGAGGCGCCGTCGGCGGACTGTTTGGACTGATCTTTGCGATTCCCGTCGCGGCATGTCTCAAGATCGTGGTCGATGAATTTGTCAGACCGCGGTGGCTTCGATGGGTGCGCGAGGCCTAG
- a CDS encoding Slp family lipoprotein: protein MKVTPGLCVAYAVLIVFLGGCNRYQVIPDRLAAQVNHKLTYEEVKASPDTYKGQIVVWGGEVLTAARETDRTKVEVLQLPLNKDHIPLDNRASSRGRFLAVDSRGEIIDPAIFEEGSRITVIGEIVGSRTETRDKATYDYPVIVIRDMTVWDGRAKSNYPFAGYYSYYGYGYYGNRPYTFWEGTRVSGS, encoded by the coding sequence ATGAAGGTCACGCCTGGATTGTGTGTCGCGTATGCGGTTCTCATCGTCTTCCTTGGCGGATGCAACCGGTATCAGGTCATTCCAGATCGGTTGGCGGCCCAGGTCAACCATAAGTTGACGTATGAGGAAGTCAAAGCTTCTCCCGATACGTATAAAGGGCAGATAGTGGTATGGGGCGGAGAAGTGCTCACTGCGGCGCGTGAGACGGATCGTACAAAAGTCGAAGTGCTCCAGTTGCCTCTGAACAAGGATCACATTCCGCTCGATAACCGGGCATCGTCACGAGGACGATTTCTCGCAGTGGACAGTCGTGGTGAAATCATCGATCCCGCAATCTTTGAGGAAGGCTCACGAATCACGGTGATTGGTGAGATCGTAGGCTCCCGGACAGAAACACGTGACAAGGCGACGTATGACTATCCGGTCATCGTCATACGTGACATGACCGTCTGGGACGGGCGTGCCAAGTCGAACTATCCATTCGCCGGCTATTACAGTTATTACGGGTACGGCTACTATGGAAACCGGCCATATACGTTTTGGGAAGGTACCCGTGTTTCGGGGAGTTAA